From one Triticum aestivum cultivar Chinese Spring chromosome 4B, IWGSC CS RefSeq v2.1, whole genome shotgun sequence genomic stretch:
- the LOC123092918 gene encoding uncharacterized protein isoform X1: MSSRLRLLSLLRSGRLALAPAPADRLAGAPPSRGLRLPAAAAAAASSSGSESNDGNFSYFSNRRLGFKFGAILIGQAAFFLSLSDGSVLAQDDSVAPAATMSKQADAIVTGLRRIEDGSVISNEHTIKWRIFTDKAKAFFIKGKLDEAERFFKAALHQAKEGFGLRDPHAASALKNLAEFYVLRKEFEKAEPLFLEAIEILEQSFGPDDIRVGRALRNLGQHYHIQNRFDQAQTCYERALKIQGSVVGPGHPDYANTMYLLARVLSQQRKRKDAEALFRESIRILEEAGLGESPACLQRMMFHSTELMNLKQLDEAENLRRKILRIMELSKGWDSLGTTAAAVQLSVTLVTLGKLRESEELLQRCLAVRKRILSEDHIQVASILVHLARLSLLRIISDIKVNNDLCRSHLVRGKRLVNDSIRIAEKILNPLREDQKKPKNAFPIELERIAATGILLEALEIVGLLDSGRMAIQAWAPANSVLLLRLPREHMKHGYFKIDVVRIPDKCWLFIWPAKYRISLRYTTLRIHFNKFEKFDYEHFEQALRRWVSLYNEPRTRNIVSNALRPHYMKCWRTLVGAARHAPFMDAPHLQDLLAESQQIMKELGGENNMMTGSVDFGDSEE; the protein is encoded by the exons GTTCTGAATCTAATGATGGTAACTTCAGTTACTTTTCCAATCGACGGCTGGGTTTCAAGTTTGGCGCTATACTGATTGGACAAGCAG CTTTTTTTCTTAGCCTGAGCGACGGCTCTGTATTGGCTCAGGATGACTCAGTTGCTCCAGCAGCTACAATGAGTAAGCAAGCTGATGCTATTGTTACTGGTCTACGTCGGATTGAAGATGGTTCAGTGATCTCAAATGAACACACGATCAAATGGAGAATCTTCACGGATAAAGcaaaagcttttttcataaaa GGAAAACTAGATGAAGCTGAAAGGTTCTTCAAGGCAGCCCTACATCAAGCTAAAGAAGGATTTGGACTGagagatccacatgctgcatcggCACTAAAAAACTTG GCGGAGTTTTATGTGTTAAGAAAAGAGTTTGAGAAAGCTGAACCGTTATTTCTGGAAGCAATTGAAATCTTGGAGCAATCATTTGGACCTGATGATATACG GGTTGGAAGAGCTTTGCGTAATCTTGGACAACACTATCATATTCAGAACAGGTTTGATCAAGCTCAGACATGTTATGAG CGTGCTTTGAAG ATACAAGGAAGTGTTGTGGGGCCTGGTCACCCAGATTATGCAAATACAATGTACCTTCTAGCCAGG GTGCTAAgtcaacaaagaaaaagaaaagatgcagAAGCTCTTTTCCGAGAATCCATTAGGATACTTGAG GAAGCTGGACTTGGCGAATCCCCTGCTTGCTTACAAAGAATGATGTTTCACTCTACG GAGCTGATGAATCTGAAACAACTGGATGAAGCTGAAAATTTGCGAAGGAAGATATTACGTATTATGGAGCTTTCGAAG GGATGGGATTCGTTGGGTACTACAGCCGCAGCCGTACAATTAAGTGTCACTCTTGTAACCCTAGGGAAGCTGAGGGAATCAGAAGAATTATTGCAAAG ATGCCTTGCAGTCAGAAAAAGGATTCTATCTGAAGACCATATTCAG GTAGCAAGTATATTGGTACACTTGGCAAGGCTAAGTTTGCTTAGAATTATTAGTGATATCAAAGTGAACAATGACCTATGTAGATCTCACCTTGTGAGGGGAAAAAGACTTGTCAATGATTCGATAAG GATAGCGGAAAAAATACTGAATCCTTTGAGGGAAGATCAGAAAAAACCGAAGAATGCCTTTCCTATCGAATTGGAGCGGATTGCGGCAACAGGAATACTT TTGGAAGCACTTGAAATTGTTGGACTTCTTGACTCTGGAAGAATGGCAATACAAGCATGGGCACCAGCG AACTCGGTACTCTTGCTAAGGCTTCCTCGGGAACATATGAAGCATGGATACTTCAAGATTGATGTTGTGCGCATACCAGACAAATGCTGGCTATTCATATGGCCAGCAAAATATCGCATAAGTCTTCGATATACCACGCTACGAATCCATTTTAATAAATTTGAAAAG TTTGATTATGAACATTTTGAACAAGCTCTGCGCAGGTGGGTTTCACTTTACAATGAG CCTCGTACACGAAACATAGTGTCCAACGCCCTCAGGCCGCACTACATGAAATGCTGGAGGACCCTCGTCGGTGCTGCTCGGCACGCTCCTTTCATGGATGCACCACATTTGCAAGATTTGCTGGCTGAGTCGCAGCAAATAATGAAGGAATTGGGAGGAGAGAACAATATGATGACGGGCAGTGTGGATTTTGGTGATTCAGAGGAATAA
- the LOC123092918 gene encoding uncharacterized protein isoform X4 — protein MARAWGPKGSESNDGNFSYFSNRRLGFKFGAILIGQAAFFLSLSDGSVLAQDDSVAPAATMSKQADAIVTGLRRIEDGSVISNEHTIKWRIFTDKAKAFFIKGKLDEAERFFKAALHQAKEGFGLRDPHAASALKNLAEFYVLRKEFEKAEPLFLEAIEILEQSFGPDDIRVGRALRNLGQHYHIQNRFDQAQTCYERALKIQGSVVGPGHPDYANTMYLLARVLSQQRKRKDAEALFRESIRILEEAGLGESPACLQRMMFHSTELMNLKQLDEAENLRRKILRIMELSKGWDSLGTTAAAVQLSVTLVTLGKLRESEELLQRCLAVRKRILSEDHIQVASILVHLARLSLLRIISDIKVNNDLCRSHLVRGKRLVNDSIRIAEKILNPLREDQKKPKNAFPIELERIAATGILLEALEIVGLLDSGRMAIQAWAPANSVLLLRLPREHMKHGYFKIDVVRIPDKCWLFIWPAKYRISLRYTTLRIHFNKFEKFDYEHFEQALRRWVSLYNEPRTRNIVSNALRPHYMKCWRTLVGAARHAPFMDAPHLQDLLAESQQIMKELGGENNMMTGSVDFGDSEE, from the exons GTTCTGAATCTAATGATGGTAACTTCAGTTACTTTTCCAATCGACGGCTGGGTTTCAAGTTTGGCGCTATACTGATTGGACAAGCAG CTTTTTTTCTTAGCCTGAGCGACGGCTCTGTATTGGCTCAGGATGACTCAGTTGCTCCAGCAGCTACAATGAGTAAGCAAGCTGATGCTATTGTTACTGGTCTACGTCGGATTGAAGATGGTTCAGTGATCTCAAATGAACACACGATCAAATGGAGAATCTTCACGGATAAAGcaaaagcttttttcataaaa GGAAAACTAGATGAAGCTGAAAGGTTCTTCAAGGCAGCCCTACATCAAGCTAAAGAAGGATTTGGACTGagagatccacatgctgcatcggCACTAAAAAACTTG GCGGAGTTTTATGTGTTAAGAAAAGAGTTTGAGAAAGCTGAACCGTTATTTCTGGAAGCAATTGAAATCTTGGAGCAATCATTTGGACCTGATGATATACG GGTTGGAAGAGCTTTGCGTAATCTTGGACAACACTATCATATTCAGAACAGGTTTGATCAAGCTCAGACATGTTATGAG CGTGCTTTGAAG ATACAAGGAAGTGTTGTGGGGCCTGGTCACCCAGATTATGCAAATACAATGTACCTTCTAGCCAGG GTGCTAAgtcaacaaagaaaaagaaaagatgcagAAGCTCTTTTCCGAGAATCCATTAGGATACTTGAG GAAGCTGGACTTGGCGAATCCCCTGCTTGCTTACAAAGAATGATGTTTCACTCTACG GAGCTGATGAATCTGAAACAACTGGATGAAGCTGAAAATTTGCGAAGGAAGATATTACGTATTATGGAGCTTTCGAAG GGATGGGATTCGTTGGGTACTACAGCCGCAGCCGTACAATTAAGTGTCACTCTTGTAACCCTAGGGAAGCTGAGGGAATCAGAAGAATTATTGCAAAG ATGCCTTGCAGTCAGAAAAAGGATTCTATCTGAAGACCATATTCAG GTAGCAAGTATATTGGTACACTTGGCAAGGCTAAGTTTGCTTAGAATTATTAGTGATATCAAAGTGAACAATGACCTATGTAGATCTCACCTTGTGAGGGGAAAAAGACTTGTCAATGATTCGATAAG GATAGCGGAAAAAATACTGAATCCTTTGAGGGAAGATCAGAAAAAACCGAAGAATGCCTTTCCTATCGAATTGGAGCGGATTGCGGCAACAGGAATACTT TTGGAAGCACTTGAAATTGTTGGACTTCTTGACTCTGGAAGAATGGCAATACAAGCATGGGCACCAGCG AACTCGGTACTCTTGCTAAGGCTTCCTCGGGAACATATGAAGCATGGATACTTCAAGATTGATGTTGTGCGCATACCAGACAAATGCTGGCTATTCATATGGCCAGCAAAATATCGCATAAGTCTTCGATATACCACGCTACGAATCCATTTTAATAAATTTGAAAAG TTTGATTATGAACATTTTGAACAAGCTCTGCGCAGGTGGGTTTCACTTTACAATGAG CCTCGTACACGAAACATAGTGTCCAACGCCCTCAGGCCGCACTACATGAAATGCTGGAGGACCCTCGTCGGTGCTGCTCGGCACGCTCCTTTCATGGATGCACCACATTTGCAAGATTTGCTGGCTGAGTCGCAGCAAATAATGAAGGAATTGGGAGGAGAGAACAATATGATGACGGGCAGTGTGGATTTTGGTGATTCAGAGGAATAA
- the LOC123092918 gene encoding uncharacterized protein isoform X3 — protein sequence MSSRLRLLSLLRSGRLALAPAPADRLAGAPPSRGLRLPAAAAAAASSSGSESNDGNFSYFSNRRLGFKFGAILIGQAAFFLSLSDGSVLAQDDSVAPAATMSKQADAIVTGLRRIEDGSVISNEHTIKWRIFTDKAKAFFIKGKLDEAERFFKAALHQAKEGFGLRDPHAASALKNLAEFYVLRKEFEKAEPLFLEAIEILEQSFGPDDIRVGRALRNLGQHYHIQNRFDQAQTCYERALKVLSQQRKRKDAEALFRESIRILEEAGLGESPACLQRMMFHSTELMNLKQLDEAENLRRKILRIMELSKGWDSLGTTAAAVQLSVTLVTLGKLRESEELLQRCLAVRKRILSEDHIQVASILVHLARLSLLRIISDIKVNNDLCRSHLVRGKRLVNDSIRIAEKILNPLREDQKKPKNAFPIELERIAATGILLEALEIVGLLDSGRMAIQAWAPANSVLLLRLPREHMKHGYFKIDVVRIPDKCWLFIWPAKYRISLRYTTLRIHFNKFEKFDYEHFEQALRRWVSLYNEPRTRNIVSNALRPHYMKCWRTLVGAARHAPFMDAPHLQDLLAESQQIMKELGGENNMMTGSVDFGDSEE from the exons GTTCTGAATCTAATGATGGTAACTTCAGTTACTTTTCCAATCGACGGCTGGGTTTCAAGTTTGGCGCTATACTGATTGGACAAGCAG CTTTTTTTCTTAGCCTGAGCGACGGCTCTGTATTGGCTCAGGATGACTCAGTTGCTCCAGCAGCTACAATGAGTAAGCAAGCTGATGCTATTGTTACTGGTCTACGTCGGATTGAAGATGGTTCAGTGATCTCAAATGAACACACGATCAAATGGAGAATCTTCACGGATAAAGcaaaagcttttttcataaaa GGAAAACTAGATGAAGCTGAAAGGTTCTTCAAGGCAGCCCTACATCAAGCTAAAGAAGGATTTGGACTGagagatccacatgctgcatcggCACTAAAAAACTTG GCGGAGTTTTATGTGTTAAGAAAAGAGTTTGAGAAAGCTGAACCGTTATTTCTGGAAGCAATTGAAATCTTGGAGCAATCATTTGGACCTGATGATATACG GGTTGGAAGAGCTTTGCGTAATCTTGGACAACACTATCATATTCAGAACAGGTTTGATCAAGCTCAGACATGTTATGAG CGTGCTTTGAAG GTGCTAAgtcaacaaagaaaaagaaaagatgcagAAGCTCTTTTCCGAGAATCCATTAGGATACTTGAG GAAGCTGGACTTGGCGAATCCCCTGCTTGCTTACAAAGAATGATGTTTCACTCTACG GAGCTGATGAATCTGAAACAACTGGATGAAGCTGAAAATTTGCGAAGGAAGATATTACGTATTATGGAGCTTTCGAAG GGATGGGATTCGTTGGGTACTACAGCCGCAGCCGTACAATTAAGTGTCACTCTTGTAACCCTAGGGAAGCTGAGGGAATCAGAAGAATTATTGCAAAG ATGCCTTGCAGTCAGAAAAAGGATTCTATCTGAAGACCATATTCAG GTAGCAAGTATATTGGTACACTTGGCAAGGCTAAGTTTGCTTAGAATTATTAGTGATATCAAAGTGAACAATGACCTATGTAGATCTCACCTTGTGAGGGGAAAAAGACTTGTCAATGATTCGATAAG GATAGCGGAAAAAATACTGAATCCTTTGAGGGAAGATCAGAAAAAACCGAAGAATGCCTTTCCTATCGAATTGGAGCGGATTGCGGCAACAGGAATACTT TTGGAAGCACTTGAAATTGTTGGACTTCTTGACTCTGGAAGAATGGCAATACAAGCATGGGCACCAGCG AACTCGGTACTCTTGCTAAGGCTTCCTCGGGAACATATGAAGCATGGATACTTCAAGATTGATGTTGTGCGCATACCAGACAAATGCTGGCTATTCATATGGCCAGCAAAATATCGCATAAGTCTTCGATATACCACGCTACGAATCCATTTTAATAAATTTGAAAAG TTTGATTATGAACATTTTGAACAAGCTCTGCGCAGGTGGGTTTCACTTTACAATGAG CCTCGTACACGAAACATAGTGTCCAACGCCCTCAGGCCGCACTACATGAAATGCTGGAGGACCCTCGTCGGTGCTGCTCGGCACGCTCCTTTCATGGATGCACCACATTTGCAAGATTTGCTGGCTGAGTCGCAGCAAATAATGAAGGAATTGGGAGGAGAGAACAATATGATGACGGGCAGTGTGGATTTTGGTGATTCAGAGGAATAA
- the LOC123092918 gene encoding uncharacterized protein isoform X2 produces the protein MSSRLRLLSLLRSGRLALAPAPADRLAGAPPSRGLRLPAAAAAAASSSGSESNDGNFSYFSNRRLGFKFGAILIGQAAFFLSLSDGSVLAQDDSVAPAATMSKQADAIVTGLRRIEDGSVISNEHTIKWRIFTDKAKAFFIKGKLDEAERFFKAALHQAKEGFGLRDPHAASALKNLAEFYVLRKEFEKAEPLFLEAIEILEQSFGPDDIRVGRALRNLGQHYHIQNRFDQAQTCYEIQGSVVGPGHPDYANTMYLLARVLSQQRKRKDAEALFRESIRILEEAGLGESPACLQRMMFHSTELMNLKQLDEAENLRRKILRIMELSKGWDSLGTTAAAVQLSVTLVTLGKLRESEELLQRCLAVRKRILSEDHIQVASILVHLARLSLLRIISDIKVNNDLCRSHLVRGKRLVNDSIRIAEKILNPLREDQKKPKNAFPIELERIAATGILLEALEIVGLLDSGRMAIQAWAPANSVLLLRLPREHMKHGYFKIDVVRIPDKCWLFIWPAKYRISLRYTTLRIHFNKFEKFDYEHFEQALRRWVSLYNEPRTRNIVSNALRPHYMKCWRTLVGAARHAPFMDAPHLQDLLAESQQIMKELGGENNMMTGSVDFGDSEE, from the exons GTTCTGAATCTAATGATGGTAACTTCAGTTACTTTTCCAATCGACGGCTGGGTTTCAAGTTTGGCGCTATACTGATTGGACAAGCAG CTTTTTTTCTTAGCCTGAGCGACGGCTCTGTATTGGCTCAGGATGACTCAGTTGCTCCAGCAGCTACAATGAGTAAGCAAGCTGATGCTATTGTTACTGGTCTACGTCGGATTGAAGATGGTTCAGTGATCTCAAATGAACACACGATCAAATGGAGAATCTTCACGGATAAAGcaaaagcttttttcataaaa GGAAAACTAGATGAAGCTGAAAGGTTCTTCAAGGCAGCCCTACATCAAGCTAAAGAAGGATTTGGACTGagagatccacatgctgcatcggCACTAAAAAACTTG GCGGAGTTTTATGTGTTAAGAAAAGAGTTTGAGAAAGCTGAACCGTTATTTCTGGAAGCAATTGAAATCTTGGAGCAATCATTTGGACCTGATGATATACG GGTTGGAAGAGCTTTGCGTAATCTTGGACAACACTATCATATTCAGAACAGGTTTGATCAAGCTCAGACATGTTATGAG ATACAAGGAAGTGTTGTGGGGCCTGGTCACCCAGATTATGCAAATACAATGTACCTTCTAGCCAGG GTGCTAAgtcaacaaagaaaaagaaaagatgcagAAGCTCTTTTCCGAGAATCCATTAGGATACTTGAG GAAGCTGGACTTGGCGAATCCCCTGCTTGCTTACAAAGAATGATGTTTCACTCTACG GAGCTGATGAATCTGAAACAACTGGATGAAGCTGAAAATTTGCGAAGGAAGATATTACGTATTATGGAGCTTTCGAAG GGATGGGATTCGTTGGGTACTACAGCCGCAGCCGTACAATTAAGTGTCACTCTTGTAACCCTAGGGAAGCTGAGGGAATCAGAAGAATTATTGCAAAG ATGCCTTGCAGTCAGAAAAAGGATTCTATCTGAAGACCATATTCAG GTAGCAAGTATATTGGTACACTTGGCAAGGCTAAGTTTGCTTAGAATTATTAGTGATATCAAAGTGAACAATGACCTATGTAGATCTCACCTTGTGAGGGGAAAAAGACTTGTCAATGATTCGATAAG GATAGCGGAAAAAATACTGAATCCTTTGAGGGAAGATCAGAAAAAACCGAAGAATGCCTTTCCTATCGAATTGGAGCGGATTGCGGCAACAGGAATACTT TTGGAAGCACTTGAAATTGTTGGACTTCTTGACTCTGGAAGAATGGCAATACAAGCATGGGCACCAGCG AACTCGGTACTCTTGCTAAGGCTTCCTCGGGAACATATGAAGCATGGATACTTCAAGATTGATGTTGTGCGCATACCAGACAAATGCTGGCTATTCATATGGCCAGCAAAATATCGCATAAGTCTTCGATATACCACGCTACGAATCCATTTTAATAAATTTGAAAAG TTTGATTATGAACATTTTGAACAAGCTCTGCGCAGGTGGGTTTCACTTTACAATGAG CCTCGTACACGAAACATAGTGTCCAACGCCCTCAGGCCGCACTACATGAAATGCTGGAGGACCCTCGTCGGTGCTGCTCGGCACGCTCCTTTCATGGATGCACCACATTTGCAAGATTTGCTGGCTGAGTCGCAGCAAATAATGAAGGAATTGGGAGGAGAGAACAATATGATGACGGGCAGTGTGGATTTTGGTGATTCAGAGGAATAA
- the LOC123092921 gene encoding uncharacterized protein: protein MLAESMVNLSAPLGDFDASYVEVDAEVHGENEDDDDVQEILEADYDARLGRTGNYMETKDVCLVKAWESISVASLTGKDQTYGNYWQRIEDKVHQMMPFPSGRSLKGLQGRWNTINKACSHWFGCLEQVRNAPPSGVTIDDYDRITNEYYNQIPASNVR from the exons ATGTTGGCCGAGAGCATGGTGAATTTGAGTGCCCCTCTTGGCGATTTTGATGCATCATATGTTGAGGTCGACGCGGAGGTGCACGGTGagaatgaagatgatgatgatgtgcaAGAGATCCTAGAGGCCGACTATGATGCTAGGTTGGGGAGGACTGGCAACTACATGGAGACGAAGGATGTATGCTTAGTTAAAGCATGGGAAAGCATCTCTGTTGCCTCCCTCACCGGCAAGGATCAAACATATGGCAACTATTGGCAAAGAATTGAAGACAAAGTTCATCAAATGATGCCATTCCCATCCGGTCGGAGCTTGAAAGGCCTTCAAGGCCGTTGGAACACCATCAACAAAGCTTGCTCCCATTGGTTCGGATGCTTGGAGCAAGTGCGGAATGCACCACCAAGTGGTGTCACTATTGATGATTAT GATCGCATCACCAACGAGTACTACAACCAAATCCCAGCCTCCAATGTCCGGTAA